A region of Cardinium endosymbiont of Sogatella furcifera DNA encodes the following proteins:
- the lpxK gene encoding tetraacyldisaccharide 4'-kinase — protein MYLLGLQILSWGYGGVVALRNFLYKKNLKKSFFYQKPKVISIGNLALGGTGKTPLVIYLAQLLAKQHAIAVLSRGYKRKSIGFKVINGFDTALTAGDEPYLLYRHFMDHPNVTIAVCENRAKGVAKIMEYKPNVAVILLDDAFQHLRLTPDLNILLTAFHQPFFKDHLLPLGRLREARKGASRADIILVTKTPSNLPPSKMGAIQTAIQKYHTKAVPIFFTHIIYHPPISISNRKQASLPTTLLLVTGIADPLPLQNYLASNGHQVTHLAFPDHHWFSAADASAITRLFHSLSDSDKAIVTTEKDYVRLINHPWSKLFSPLPIFYIPMEMGFTQETQTMFETKIMEALGF, from the coding sequence ATGTATTTGCTAGGGCTACAAATACTCAGTTGGGGGTATGGTGGTGTGGTGGCACTGCGTAATTTTCTTTACAAAAAGAATTTAAAAAAAAGTTTTTTCTACCAAAAACCCAAAGTGATCAGCATAGGTAATCTTGCATTAGGTGGTACAGGAAAAACACCTTTGGTGATCTACTTGGCGCAACTGCTGGCCAAGCAGCACGCCATCGCGGTGCTTAGTAGAGGGTATAAGCGCAAATCCATCGGCTTTAAAGTAATCAATGGGTTTGACACTGCCTTAACAGCTGGTGATGAACCTTACCTGTTATATAGGCATTTTATGGATCACCCTAATGTAACGATTGCAGTTTGCGAAAATAGAGCCAAAGGAGTAGCAAAAATTATGGAATATAAACCGAATGTGGCGGTTATCCTTTTAGATGATGCTTTTCAACACCTGCGCCTAACACCAGACTTAAATATTTTACTGACTGCTTTTCATCAGCCTTTTTTTAAGGACCACCTACTACCATTAGGGCGGCTGCGTGAGGCACGCAAAGGAGCCTCCCGTGCAGACATCATCTTGGTTACCAAAACGCCATCCAACCTACCCCCATCAAAGATGGGTGCCATACAAACAGCCATCCAAAAATACCATACCAAAGCCGTTCCAATCTTTTTTACCCATATCATCTACCATCCTCCGATCAGCATCAGCAACCGGAAGCAGGCTAGCTTACCTACTACCTTATTACTGGTGACAGGTATTGCAGATCCCCTCCCTTTACAAAACTATTTAGCAAGCAATGGCCATCAGGTTACCCACCTGGCTTTTCCAGATCATCACTGGTTCAGCGCTGCTGATGCATCAGCCATCACCCGTCTATTTCATAGCTTAAGCGATTCAGACAAAGCTATTGTGACCACAGAAAAAGATTATGTGCGACTAATAAACCACCCTTGGAGCAAGCTATTTTCCCCATTACCTATCTTTTATATACCTATGGAGATGGGATTTACGCAAGAAACGCAAACCATGTTTGAAACAAAAATTATGGAAGCTTTAGGTTTTTAG
- a CDS encoding Nif3-like dinuclear metal center hexameric protein: protein MNTTMTIKAPRYSDTVVTISDVINYLEQKVQLSPHSVDTSGVVVGDIGNVVTGILIALDITEALLEEAIEKECNLIIVNQPLCVEPLAQIVPESYAGRCVIKAIQHALTIYVFSSNLDHLGRGTSHKMANLIELQDAHPIMPHKVMLYRLTTFVPPHATKPLVQALCQVGALLATQNLTGVAAFAADARLEFAEESQLAFIVPTACKEKIIQTLLHVHPYEKVTYYLEQVEVIVNSMGSGLLGTLPIELPAKYFLKYIKTKLTLSHLQHTNYFDRPIKNVAVYAGSGGWLLKEVLRKKIDAFITTGLQYEQFLEANGKTLLIDIGYHATRLGLKKLILALLSKEFNNIVILRCKTITNPVHHIND, encoded by the coding sequence TTGAACACCACAATGACCATAAAAGCACCCAGATATAGCGATACGGTGGTTACTATATCTGATGTTATCAACTACTTGGAGCAAAAAGTTCAGTTGAGTCCGCATAGTGTAGACACGTCTGGCGTTGTAGTCGGTGATATAGGTAATGTAGTAACCGGTATCTTAATTGCCCTGGATATAACGGAAGCCCTCTTGGAGGAAGCTATCGAAAAAGAATGTAATTTGATAATTGTAAATCAACCTCTTTGTGTTGAACCTTTGGCTCAAATTGTACCAGAGAGTTATGCAGGAAGGTGTGTGATTAAAGCGATACAGCATGCACTTACGATTTATGTTTTTAGCAGCAATTTAGACCATCTAGGTCGGGGAACCAGCCATAAAATGGCTAATTTGATTGAGTTACAGGATGCCCATCCCATTATGCCGCACAAGGTTATGTTGTATAGGTTAACTACTTTTGTGCCCCCTCATGCAACCAAACCTTTGGTACAGGCTTTATGTCAAGTAGGCGCACTATTGGCCACTCAAAATTTAACGGGTGTGGCGGCTTTTGCTGCTGATGCAAGGTTAGAATTTGCAGAAGAAAGCCAATTGGCTTTTATCGTTCCTACGGCTTGTAAAGAGAAAATCATTCAAACTTTATTGCATGTGCATCCTTATGAAAAGGTCACCTACTATTTAGAGCAAGTAGAAGTCATTGTAAACAGTATGGGTAGTGGTCTCCTAGGTACGTTGCCCATAGAATTACCAGCCAAATATTTTTTGAAATATATTAAAACAAAACTCACTTTATCCCATCTTCAGCATACCAATTATTTCGATCGTCCTATCAAAAATGTAGCAGTTTATGCGGGAAGTGGTGGTTGGCTACTCAAAGAGGTACTGCGCAAAAAAATAGATGCATTTATTACAACAGGGCTACAATATGAGCAGTTTTTAGAAGCGAATGGTAAAACCTTACTGATTGATATAGGGTATCATGCGACGCGATTGGGTTTGAAAAAACTAATCCTTGCATTATTATCAAAAGAATTTAATAATATTGTAATATTGCGCTGTAAAACTATTACCAATCCTGTGCATCATATTAACGACTAA
- a CDS encoding zinc ribbon domain-containing protein, whose translation MDKNIAIKLTKLSELQETDTHLNDIAKLRGTLPDEVYALEAHIETLSATIQERTALLTELREEVVHKKAFIKQAEKKCQQYEVQQMEVRNNREYDAITKELELHKLDIQLAEKFLRTAYGSIEQEEVHVEGLCKLLASKKADLILKKEELQIILQASEAEERRLHEKRKETRTMLGEPLYLAYERIRKNVPNNLAVVPIKKGACGGCCIVIPPQQKIGVYERNKIVLCEHCGRMLIALEQPIDALLFVS comes from the coding sequence ATGGATAAAAATATTGCAATTAAATTGACTAAGCTCTCTGAACTACAGGAAACGGATACACATCTTAATGATATCGCTAAGCTTAGGGGCACCCTACCGGATGAGGTGTATGCATTAGAAGCCCATATAGAAACGTTATCTGCAACCATACAGGAGCGTACAGCACTATTGACCGAGTTGCGCGAGGAGGTAGTGCATAAAAAAGCATTTATCAAGCAAGCAGAAAAAAAGTGCCAGCAATACGAAGTCCAGCAAATGGAAGTGCGTAACAATAGGGAGTATGATGCGATTACCAAGGAACTTGAATTGCATAAATTAGATATTCAACTTGCAGAAAAATTTCTACGTACTGCCTATGGCAGCATAGAGCAAGAGGAGGTGCATGTAGAGGGATTGTGCAAACTTTTGGCGTCAAAGAAAGCTGACTTGATTTTAAAAAAAGAAGAGCTTCAAATCATTTTACAAGCAAGTGAGGCAGAAGAGCGTAGGTTGCATGAAAAAAGAAAAGAGACAAGAACCATGCTAGGTGAGCCTTTATATCTTGCCTATGAAAGGATTAGAAAAAATGTGCCGAACAATTTGGCAGTAGTCCCGATTAAAAAAGGAGCCTGTGGTGGATGTTGTATCGTTATTCCTCCTCAGCAAAAAATAGGCGTATATGAGCGCAATAAGATCGTACTTTGCGAACATTGTGGTAGAATGTTAATTGCTTTGGAACAGCCTATAGATGCCCTTTTATTCGTTAGCTAG
- a CDS encoding TraR/DksA family transcriptional regulator, producing MAKEAYSSEDLKFFEKILLEKLEKANHELQVLEKVLSRQEAGLEPAGKPFEENAEVIETENVGQLAERQQKFIKQIELAIQRIKNGTYGICILTGKVIDKERLKVVPHTMYAVDAKLHTKK from the coding sequence ATGGCAAAGGAAGCATACTCATCTGAGGATCTGAAATTTTTTGAAAAAATTCTTTTAGAAAAATTAGAAAAGGCTAACCATGAGCTTCAAGTTTTAGAAAAAGTTTTGAGTCGTCAAGAGGCAGGGCTTGAACCTGCAGGCAAACCATTTGAAGAAAATGCAGAAGTAATAGAGACAGAAAACGTAGGTCAGTTAGCCGAACGTCAACAAAAGTTTATCAAACAAATTGAGCTTGCGATTCAACGCATTAAAAATGGTACATACGGTATTTGTATATTAACAGGTAAGGTGATAGATAAAGAACGTTTGAAAGTTGTGCCACATACGATGTATGCAGTGGATGCAAAATTACATACAAAAAAATAA
- a CDS encoding pseudouridine synthase: MSLIRLNKCISNAGICARREADQLIRSGHVAVNGEVVQRVGTKVPIDAVVTYKGVVLHAEKLRYILLNKPRGYVTTMRDPEARKTVLTLISKKYCPERIYPVGRLDYDTTGLLLLTNDGDLARKLAHPASRVPKIYHVVLNKALAIEHFHAIQQGLILEDGLAKVDQVEIVEGDPTQIGMVIHMGKNRIVRRIFNHLGYLVHKLDRVGYAHLTKQHLPRGKWIFIEDKVVRKLKSLV; the protein is encoded by the coding sequence GTGTCTCTGATACGGTTAAACAAATGTATAAGTAATGCTGGTATTTGTGCCAGAAGGGAAGCAGATCAACTGATTCGGTCTGGCCATGTTGCGGTTAATGGGGAAGTGGTACAAAGGGTAGGTACAAAGGTACCAATCGATGCGGTAGTGACCTATAAAGGAGTTGTGTTGCACGCAGAAAAGCTAAGGTATATCCTGTTAAACAAACCAAGGGGGTATGTAACCACCATGCGAGATCCTGAAGCGCGCAAAACAGTTTTGACGCTTATTAGCAAAAAATATTGTCCGGAGCGTATTTATCCCGTTGGTCGGCTGGATTATGATACCACAGGGCTATTGCTACTTACCAATGATGGGGATTTAGCGCGTAAGTTAGCACATCCTGCTAGCAGGGTGCCAAAGATCTACCATGTAGTGTTGAACAAGGCATTAGCCATTGAACATTTCCATGCGATTCAACAAGGTCTTATATTAGAAGATGGCCTGGCCAAGGTAGATCAGGTGGAAATAGTAGAAGGAGATCCTACGCAAATAGGTATGGTCATCCATATGGGAAAGAACCGAATAGTTAGAAGGATTTTTAACCATTTGGGTTATCTGGTCCATAAATTGGATCGGGTAGGCTATGCCCACCTTACTAAGCAGCATCTGCCTCGGGGCAAATGGATCTTTATAGAAGATAAAGTGGTTCGTAAACTTAAAAGTTTGGTATAA
- the gpmI gene encoding 2,3-bisphosphoglycerate-independent phosphoglycerate mutase has translation MCRCKPPKPVVLLILDGWGHALETRYNAITAAKTPYWDHLLQTYPHTLLEASGHAVGLPEGQMGNSEVGHLTIGAGRVLEQDLTRLNQAIATGDFFTNPVFLSALRKANPAAVHIIGLLSPGGVHSHENHIDALLTLCGQMAIQNCYIHAILDGRDTPPTSAATSIQLLQMKCDQIGLGQIASLTGRYYAMDRDHRWERTQAAYQCIVAGQAPYSAATPLSGLQAAYARGETDEFVQPTALYAPGQPPITIASGDIVFFMNFRSDRVRQLSRALTDPDFAHFTRAAYPRLGDFVSLTAYAADIPSRIAFPPLSKQNGLGACLSQAGLTQLRIAETEKYAHVTFFFNGGVEQPFLNETRLLIPSKKVVTYDLVPEMAVLELTHQVVQAIEQQAYNVIICNFANPDMLGHTGNQLATEAGIAVVDGCIAKIIAALKQQGGEAIITADHGNADCMYDAALQQPHTAHTLAPVPLLYVGRPACLAAGGSLADVAPTLLAVLGLQPAQEMTGKSLLSFKKDVENSFHYCL, from the coding sequence GTGTGCAGATGTAAACCACCTAAGCCTGTTGTTTTATTGATCCTGGATGGTTGGGGCCATGCTTTGGAAACGCGTTATAATGCCATTACAGCTGCAAAAACCCCCTATTGGGATCATTTACTGCAGACTTATCCACATACCCTCTTGGAGGCATCTGGTCATGCAGTAGGTTTGCCAGAGGGTCAAATGGGCAATTCAGAGGTGGGTCATTTGACGATCGGCGCAGGTCGCGTGTTGGAACAAGACTTGACCCGTTTGAATCAAGCGATTGCAACGGGTGATTTCTTTACCAATCCTGTATTTTTATCCGCTTTACGTAAGGCCAATCCAGCCGCCGTTCATATCATAGGACTACTCTCCCCTGGGGGGGTGCACAGCCATGAAAACCATATAGATGCCTTGCTAACGTTGTGTGGGCAAATGGCTATACAAAATTGTTATATTCACGCCATTCTCGATGGGCGTGATACCCCACCCACTAGTGCTGCCACATCGATTCAGTTGCTACAAATGAAATGTGACCAAATAGGGCTAGGTCAAATTGCTTCCCTTACAGGTCGCTATTATGCCATGGATAGAGATCATCGTTGGGAACGTACCCAAGCGGCTTATCAGTGTATAGTAGCGGGTCAAGCCCCCTATAGCGCTGCCACTCCTTTAAGCGGCTTGCAAGCCGCTTATGCGCGGGGTGAAACCGATGAATTCGTACAACCTACTGCCTTGTATGCGCCAGGTCAACCGCCTATAACGATTGCATCAGGAGATATTGTGTTTTTTATGAATTTTCGTTCAGATCGTGTCAGGCAATTGAGTCGTGCTTTAACCGATCCTGATTTTGCACATTTTACACGTGCGGCTTATCCCCGTTTAGGTGACTTTGTCTCTTTAACAGCCTATGCAGCGGATATACCTAGTCGTATCGCTTTCCCTCCTTTGTCTAAACAAAATGGGTTAGGCGCCTGTCTCTCCCAAGCCGGTTTGACCCAGTTGCGTATCGCAGAAACAGAAAAATATGCCCATGTAACTTTCTTTTTTAATGGAGGCGTTGAGCAACCCTTTCTAAATGAAACCCGTTTGTTGATTCCTTCTAAAAAGGTAGTTACCTATGATCTGGTACCTGAGATGGCTGTCTTAGAGCTTACCCACCAAGTAGTTCAAGCCATTGAACAGCAGGCCTATAATGTGATCATTTGTAACTTTGCCAATCCGGATATGTTGGGCCATACCGGTAACCAATTGGCTACAGAAGCGGGCATTGCAGTTGTGGATGGCTGTATAGCTAAAATCATCGCTGCTTTAAAACAGCAAGGTGGGGAAGCGATTATTACAGCTGATCATGGAAATGCAGACTGCATGTATGATGCCGCCTTACAGCAACCCCATACCGCACACACCCTCGCACCGGTTCCCTTGCTTTATGTGGGGCGTCCTGCTTGTTTAGCCGCTGGGGGCAGTTTAGCAGACGTTGCACCCACTTTATTGGCTGTATTAGGCTTACAGCCTGCTCAAGAAATGACTGGAAAAAGTTTACTTAGTTTTAAAAAAGATGTCGAAAATTCATTCCATTACTGCCTATGA
- the eno gene encoding phosphopyruvate hydratase: protein MSKIHSITAYEILDSRGHPTVAAEVRLVSGERGCASVPSGASTGALEAVELRDADPKRYHGKGVLKAVAHVCAMISENLVGKAIHDQAGLDGLMITLDGSPNKCHLGANAILSVSLAIAKAAALHLRQPLYQYFADLIGANYRMPVPMMNIINGGLHADNPLAIQEFMIIPIGAPSFRDALRAGVEVFHLLKAYLKQKGLSTNVGDEGGFAPNLRGTTEAIEAILEAVTQAGYKVGQDIYLGLDVASTAFYSPDGTYYMEDKPFTGSEWVAYWVDLVRQYPIISIEDGMAETDHIGWKQLTQALGDRVQLVGDDLFVTHPSLLQQGIAANIANAVLVKYNQIGSLTETLQTISLAKKANYAAIISHRSGETEDTTIADLAVGTGVGQIKTGAVCRTDRVAKYNRLLRIEADVQDTVTYAGRHAFAQFLDRPIRNIYD, encoded by the coding sequence ATGTCGAAAATTCATTCCATTACTGCCTATGAAATCTTAGATTCGCGTGGGCATCCAACGGTAGCAGCTGAAGTAAGGCTGGTCTCAGGAGAAAGGGGTTGTGCAAGTGTACCTTCCGGCGCTTCCACTGGTGCATTGGAAGCAGTAGAGCTAAGGGATGCGGATCCCAAGCGGTATCATGGCAAGGGCGTGTTAAAAGCAGTAGCCCATGTCTGCGCTATGATTAGCGAAAATTTAGTTGGTAAAGCTATTCATGACCAAGCTGGTTTAGATGGGTTAATGATTACGCTTGATGGTTCGCCCAATAAGTGCCATCTGGGTGCGAATGCGATTCTATCTGTTTCTTTAGCCATTGCTAAAGCTGCTGCTTTACATCTCCGGCAACCATTGTACCAATACTTCGCCGATTTAATAGGTGCCAATTATAGGATGCCTGTTCCTATGATGAATATTATCAATGGAGGCCTACATGCAGACAACCCGCTTGCGATACAAGAGTTTATGATTATACCTATAGGGGCGCCTTCTTTTCGTGACGCATTGCGTGCCGGTGTGGAAGTGTTTCATCTATTAAAGGCTTATCTTAAGCAAAAAGGGCTCAGTACCAATGTGGGGGATGAGGGGGGCTTTGCACCCAATCTACGGGGCACTACAGAGGCTATTGAAGCTATTTTAGAGGCGGTGACCCAAGCTGGATATAAAGTTGGCCAAGACATCTATCTAGGCTTAGATGTAGCGAGTACTGCTTTCTATAGCCCAGACGGGACTTATTATATGGAAGATAAGCCATTCACTGGATCAGAATGGGTAGCTTATTGGGTAGACTTGGTTCGGCAATATCCGATTATCAGTATAGAGGATGGTATGGCTGAAACAGATCATATAGGTTGGAAACAACTGACGCAAGCGTTGGGAGATCGGGTACAGTTGGTAGGAGATGATCTCTTTGTGACCCATCCTAGCCTATTACAGCAGGGCATAGCCGCGAATATAGCCAATGCAGTGCTGGTTAAATACAATCAGATTGGCAGTTTAACGGAAACATTACAAACCATTTCGCTAGCAAAAAAAGCCAATTATGCTGCCATTATTTCGCATCGATCTGGGGAAACAGAGGATACTACCATTGCTGATTTGGCCGTGGGCACAGGTGTGGGTCAGATTAAAACAGGTGCGGTTTGCCGTACAGATCGGGTCGCTAAATACAATCGTTTGTTGCGTATTGAAGCAGATGTACAAGATACCGTAACCTATGCAGGGCGTCATGCTTTTGCACAGTTTTTAGATAGGCCCATAAGGAATATATATGACTGA